A single window of Bacteroidales bacterium DNA harbors:
- a CDS encoding glycosyltransferase family 4 protein codes for MKKALIITYYWPPSGGAGVQRWLKFAKYLREFGWEPVIYTPENPESPVIDPSLEKDIPEGMTILKTKIVEPYTAYKRFVGRKKSDPIKAGFLSEKKNPSLTEKISVWIRGNFFIPDARMFWIRPSIRFLTNYLKTNPVDVIISTGPPHSMHMIALGVKKATNLPWLADFRDPWTNIDFYDDLMLSGWADRKHKKQELEVLKNADEFVTVSWNWAKDFQKIYNRKIEVITNGFDPEDFPETWSNFDQKFSIVHIGAMNKDRNPHQLWVAISELLTELPVLRDRLEIKLIGSNDYSVLQSISRHGLEPWLTTIKDIPHAEVVKHTVAAQVLLLALNDTPNVSGIIPGKIFEYIASRRPILCIGPEDGDSARILNDTSAGQTVNFDDKVKIKRLLTTYFELYMKNDLKNLSSDFLRYSRKSLCGLMTGLLNNIAKTESK; via the coding sequence ATGAAGAAAGCGCTGATTATCACGTATTATTGGCCACCAAGCGGTGGGGCAGGGGTGCAGCGCTGGTTGAAATTTGCAAAATACCTGCGGGAGTTCGGCTGGGAACCTGTAATTTATACACCGGAAAACCCTGAATCACCTGTCATTGATCCATCGCTGGAAAAGGACATCCCCGAAGGAATGACCATTTTAAAAACAAAAATAGTTGAGCCTTATACTGCTTACAAGCGTTTTGTAGGACGAAAAAAAAGCGATCCGATCAAAGCAGGGTTTCTTTCCGAAAAGAAAAATCCATCTTTAACCGAAAAAATTTCGGTTTGGATCAGGGGTAACTTTTTCATCCCAGACGCCCGGATGTTTTGGATCAGGCCTTCCATCCGTTTTTTAACCAATTACCTCAAAACCAATCCTGTTGACGTCATCATCTCCACCGGACCGCCACACAGCATGCACATGATCGCATTGGGAGTGAAAAAGGCGACAAATCTTCCCTGGCTGGCAGATTTCAGAGACCCGTGGACAAATATTGACTTTTATGATGACCTGATGCTATCCGGATGGGCCGATCGTAAGCACAAAAAGCAGGAACTTGAGGTGTTAAAAAATGCTGATGAGTTTGTGACAGTCAGCTGGAACTGGGCAAAAGATTTTCAAAAGATTTATAACCGTAAGATTGAAGTAATTACCAATGGCTTTGATCCGGAGGATTTTCCTGAAACATGGTCAAACTTTGATCAAAAGTTTTCGATTGTGCACATTGGGGCAATGAACAAAGACCGCAATCCACATCAGCTTTGGGTGGCTATCAGTGAGCTCCTCACCGAGCTCCCCGTGCTGAGGGACAGGCTCGAAATCAAACTTATTGGAAGTAACGACTACTCGGTTTTACAGAGTATAAGCAGACATGGACTTGAGCCCTGGTTGACTACGATTAAGGATATTCCTCATGCTGAAGTGGTAAAGCATACAGTGGCCGCCCAGGTTCTGTTGCTGGCGCTCAATGATACACCAAACGTTTCCGGGATTATTCCGGGTAAGATTTTTGAATACATTGCATCCAGGCGGCCAATTTTATGTATCGGACCGGAAGACGGTGACAGTGCAAGAATTTTAAATGATACCTCCGCCGGTCAAACAGTTAATTTTGACGATAAAGTAAAAATTAAACGTCTGCTGACCACCTATTTTGAACTCTACATGAAAAATGACCTGAAAAACCTTAGTTCAGATTTCCTGAGGTATTCACGAAAATCTCTTTGTGGACTAATGACCGGTTTATTAAATAACATCGCTAAGACTGAATCAAAGTGA